Part of the Wolbachia endosymbiont of Ctenocephalides felis wCfeJ genome, CTATCATATAAAATCTTAAAAGAAAAGTACTATAAATCAGGACTTTAAGGGCAGTTCCTACATAAATCAGCCAAGCATTTTATAAACAAAGAATTGGTACTGAGAGTTGGTACACGAAAGTAGTATCCGTCCTTGATAATTGCTTTATATTCCATATCAAGTTCAACAAGTGTTTCTGAATGCTCAGAAACAAAAGATATAGGTGATAAAACCACAGGTATATCTTCAGCTTTCGCACGTAATAACTCTTTCTCAGTGCTCGGCTCTAGCCATTTTACGGGACCAATCTTGCTCTGATAGCATATTGACCAATCAAGGTCTTTGATATTTAACCTTTCTACTATTAATTTTACTGTCTCTTCTATCTGCAAGGCATAAGGGTCACCCTTCTCAATAACACTCAAGGGCAAGCTATGGGCTGAAAATAGGATTCTTGGGTTACCAATTCTACTTGCTAATTTATAATACTGAGCTGTTAGGTTAACGTGAGCTTCAATAAAGTCTTGGTTATTATGATAATGGTTGATTATTTTTGTGTTGCATTTTAGACCATATTTTTTGGCACTTTTTTGCCAATTTTCAATGGATGATAAAGTTGTGGTAGTGGAATATTGAGGATATAGTGGCAGAAGAATTACTTCATCAGGATCAAACTGCTTTACACTTTCAACCACTTCATTGGCAAATGGATGCCAATAGCGCATACAAACGAATACTCTGGCCAGCTCTTGTGTCATTCCAGCACGTGACGCTGGAATCCAGTTCTTCTTTCTAGATCCCAGTTCCATGCTACTTGGATGACAAAACACAGATTTATTAAGCTCTTGCTCAAGCGCTTCAGCTTGCATTTTTGTATTCTCTAAAATTGGTGATTTACCTCCAATCTGCTCATATATTTTTCGTGCAGTATCTTCTCGTTTTGCAGATATAAACTTTGCTAAAAGAAAACGAAAAGGATTTGGTAAATTAATTATTCTCTTATCATAAAAGAGGTTGAATAAAAAAGGACGGACTGCATTTGGTGAATCAGGTCCGCCAAGGTTAAGTAAGACGATTGCTTTTTTCACTTACAACACGTTGCTTCAGGGGTACCTATAAAATTAGCTACACACTCATCAAGTACAGATATGGGTACTAAATTTCTCACACTGGCATACAATAGGTGGCCAGATCTCTGCAGACTACTCTGGGTAGATACAAAGCTTCTATCAAAGATCAGATCAGCGCAAAAGCTTGGCACTGCTTCAAGAAGTTCAATAGCAGCTAAAGCTAGCATGATGCAGCTTTGAAGAACCTTCAAAAGAACTTTAAGGGGAAAAAGTAAAACTCTGAGAAAAGAAAAGCTACTTGCTTCATTTGGTGATTGTTCTTGGTTAGGGGAATTATACCCAATGTGTTCTCTATTTTTATCAAAAATAGGGAATTTTATAGTATCCTTCTTAAATTCCCTGTCTATTGTTTCTCTACTGTAGTCAGTAGTTTTTTCCATCAACTTCTCACGCAAGTGAAAAGTTCTCACAACAAAACATGTGGTAATCATCAACGCAGCGCATACAAGTGCACATTGCATAAGACTCATGATGCCTATCATAGCTGGCAGTGCAAAACAAACAAATGGTGTTATGATAGCCATTTCAAAAAATGGAATAGTGTTCCTTTTCATTGCAAAAGCAGCACCTTCTTTCAATTTTGTATTGTGACGCGAGCTATATTCCAAATAACTCAAAAAAGCCAAGCTGAAAGTTAAAAACCCCTTTGTGCCACAAAAAATTGATGATTTTAAATTATTAACGAATGTTTTAGCAGCAGGTTCAGTTTTAACTGGTTGTTTAGTAGTAGACTCAGCTTGTTTAGCAGTGTTATTAGTTTTAGGACATTTAGAACACCCCATACAATACTTCCTTGATGGTTTATTCTTAACTATAAACAAAAAATCATTTTGATGAAATAAAAATTCATAATAGAATAAATCTATAAATATACGATCTTATATAAGGAAATAATATGGCAATTGAGAGAACACTTTCGATATTAAAACCTGACGCAGTAAGAAATAATATTACAGGTAATATAAATTCCTACATTGAAAAATCTGGGCTAAAAATTATAGCACAAAAAATGATGTTACTGACAAGAAGACAGGCAGAACTGTTTTATGAAATCCATAAAGATAGACCCTTTTTTGGGGAGTTAGTAGAGTTTATGACTTCTGGTTCTGTGATAGTGCAAGTTTTAGTTGGTGAAAATGCAGTGAGTAAATACAGGCAAATCATGGGAGCTACAAATCCAAAGCAGGCAGATAAAGGCACAATCAGAGGTGATTTTGCTGATGACATTAGCGAAAATAGAGTTCACGGCTCAGATAGCTTGGAAAATGCTCGTAGAGAAATCGCTTTCTTTTTTGCTGAGTGTGAGTTAGTGTAGCTATAAAAATAATTTACTTGATAACCCACGTAAGCCCACCTAATTATATGGCTGGAGCTATCTTCAATCTGTGCAGATTAAACGATGAAATATGCGTGTATGTTGATTTCTATCCAATTATTTTTTACTTGGAAAATATGCTAATAAATCTTATTTTTTTAACTTTATGAATGTAACTAAAAAAATGTCTCGTATAGATGACCTTAGAATTGCACTTAAGACTTTAGGCGCCCTTTTCTACATCTTTTAGCAATCGCTGCTATACACCACCTAAAAGCCCGGGAAATAAATTCATGAGTTTAACAACATAAAAAACTACGAAGAGGCTGCGCGGTATGTTGTTTGACATCTTTCATTTCTTCGAATTTAGTCTTTGGCTTGAGTAAATTATACAATGCAAAACCTGCACAAGTTAACCCAACTATTCCCAGTGCTACTGCTACTACAGGCATCTTCATGATATATAACGTAATACAACTAGCCAATAACCCTGCACCAACAACACCAGCCGCAATTGATTGAGGTAAGTTTTTTGGTGATTTTTCACCTTGTGAATTTTCTGTGTAAGATTCACTATATAGCTCAGAGGAGAGGCTTTTAGGAATACTTGATTTTTGCTTCTTTAAAGTATTTTGATTATCTTTACTATTTTTATGTTCTGATTGAGGACTTTCACTATCTTGACTGACATTTTTACATGATTCTATTTCTGCATCTGCGTCTGCATCTTGATCTACTGCATTATTACTTGGGTTTTCGACATCAAGAACTTCTTTACATTCACCAAGAGCTTCCTCTATATCCTCTAGTGTATAAGTATCTTTTGGTTCCTCTGTAGCAGTTGTAGTATTTGAGAGTATAGGTTCTTTATTGGGCTTTAAAATATCTCCCAAGATTTTTCCATCTTGTGCCGCCCTTAAAATCGCATCTTTTGCTTCACCATTTTCGCATGATTCCGCATAAGAAAATGGGTCGTGCTTTTCTACTTTTCCGTCTGAACATTTTATTATCACTTCCTCGTTTAATACTGCTTTTAAAAGCCCTTTGTCTTTAGCTTTTTTTAAAAGATCTTTTACAGCCCCATTATTTTTATGGTATATGGCATGATGCAGTAGTGTAAACTCCTCACCTTCATAAGTAATTTTTGTTTTCAGAATTTTATTTGTATCATAGTTCAATGAAAATATTCTAGGTCTGAAACTTGCAGCAATACTCTCTCCCTCTTCTATTATCTTCGCCAGCTTAAGGGTTCTTGCCTTATCTTGAGCTGTTAACTCATTACCTTTTAGGTCATAACTTATATTTTCTTTAATAGCACTTTTTAGGTTTACCATAACTCGCTTACTCTTCTATAACATTTACTTTATATAAATTAGCTGTATTGATAATTTATTAATTCTGCAATTACGATGCTAAAACTTTTCTAGCTGCTCACCCCATAATGTTAGGATCTCTCTCAAATCAGCTAGTCTTAAGTTATTTGGTTGTCTCGCATTTATTATGTCTTCTTTGACCTTAGAGGTATGGGTTGCTTTCCTAAAAATCTTACCTAGCTTCAAAACGGGTTTTTTAGCTTTTTCTTGAAAAGTTCTCTCTTCTCAAGGTAATTGTGCATGAAATTCAGCTAAGCCCTTATTTATCTCACACATCCAATAAAGTTGTCTGTCCTAGCTCATGAAACACCCTGATAAATCAAACAATGTTTTTCCGTCTTTATTCTTTGCTGTAATACCTAATAGACGTATCTCTGTACTTGGTGCCTTTTCAATTATTTCCCAACCACTGATACAAGTATCATCTTCTTGCTCTGATAACCTACAATCATTTTTGTCAATAAATTCCCATTCACTATCTTGGTAATCGTTAGTGAATTTTTTAATTTTTTCTACTTCAGCTCCATTAAACTTACTTGACACTTTTTCACAGGCTGCAATTATTCTCTCTTTCGCAGAGGCACAAATTCCACTTTTATTAAACTTCTCTAACGAATAGTCTATTTGAGCTAACCATTCCAAGTCCTGTTTTTCAGAAGCTGTAATGATTTCTGATGAAGAAGTTGTAACATTTGTACTTTGATTCTGCTCAGCCTGCTTTGACTCTATTGTTATATAACAATCATCGGTAAAAAACAGATCTCTCAACCCTGTACAAAAAGGACCATAGAGAAATTCATTCCATATCTGACTTATTCTAGTAAAAAGATTGCTAAACATTTTATTACTCCTAAAGTTAACTTTACTAAATATTAGCACAATAAATTAAATTTAGCAAATAATTTTATTAAAAAATAAACCATACACAGATAATTATCAAAAATATTTTCAATAATTTGCATGTTAAGAGTATGTTTTCAAACTAAGAAATGAGCTAATTTGTGAAGCATAAAAAGCTGTTAAACTTTTGTGGCTTACTAACATCGTATAAAGGTATCTGTTCAGGAACGTGGCTAATGTGCAAATATTGAAGCAAAAGTGGTGTCATCCCCGTAGCTTCTACGATGTCATCAAAGTAGCGGACACTGGGATCCAGGAAAGTTTGCTTGCTAAACTGATTTGGTGATCATAGAAGGCAGCTAATCTTATACTAAAACACAACGTTTTCAATGAGACTGCAGAAAGGCTGGAATGACAGGGTTGTGGATGTTATCCGAATGGCCCAACGATGTCATCCGAGTAGATGACACCGGCATTCATTCTCTTTTCACTGGATTCCAGTGTCAGCTACTTTAATGACACCCTTCGATGAACACAAGAAATTTCTTATTTTCGATTCTATATAAAAATGAAAATAAGGCTTATCTATTTGCGTGGATGAACATATAGAGACCTCTTATTTTCGATTTTGCGTAAAAATGAAAATAAGGCTGGATTCCAGCGTCACGAGCTAGAATGATACCCTTTGATGAAAATAAGAAACCTCTTATTTTCGATTCTGTATAAAAATGAAAATAAGGCTTATCTATTTGCGTGGATGAACATAAGAGACCTCTTATTTTCGATTTTGCGTAAAAATGAAAATAAGGCTGGATTCCAGCGTCACGCGCTGGAATGACAAGGTTGTTGATGTCATCCCTGTAGCCTCTACGATGCATCCAAGTAGTCTAATGATGTCATCCCAGTGCTCGACACTGGGATCCATTCTTTTTTCTACTGGATTCCAGCGTCACGAGCTGGAATGACAAGGTTGTGGATGTCATCCCTGTAACCCCTTTTTCTGCTATTCCAGTGCTACTTAATAATGTCATCCCAGTGCCCCGACACTGGGATCCACTCTTTTTTTTACTGGATTCCAGCGTCACGAGCTAGAATGATACCCTTTGATGAAAATAAGAAACCTCTTATTTTCGATTCTATATAAAAATGAAAATAAGGCTTACCTTATTTGCGTGGATGAACATAAGAGACCTCTTATTTTCGATTTTGCGTAAAAATGAAAATAAGGCTTAGTAGCTGGCACTGGGATCCATTCTTTTTTTCACTGGATTCCAGCGTCATGCGCTGGAATAACACCCTTTGTTGTAAATTCATTTTTACTCTATGGTTATCTTTTTATACTACCTTGTCTACCTTATTTTGCCACTCTGCTGAACAGATACGTATAAGTAGTTGATAGTTACTGAAATGCTAGTTGTACAGCGGGTTTCTAAGCTTTTTAAGTTTTGATGGTGCAAATTACTAAAAAATTATGGTAATTCATGCTTGATTTGATGAATTAAAGAGGTAAGATTAAGGACAGTAAATATAGTAAGGTAATTGATAGTTATGAATGATAAAAGGATAATAAAACCAAAGTTGGGTTTATTGGAACTTGCAAGGCAGTTAGACAACGCATCTAAAGCATGTAAAGCTAAAGGGTACTCAAGGGACACATTTAATTGGTTCAAGGAATTATGTGAAAATGGGGAGGAAACAGTGTTACATGAAATAAGCAAGAGAAAAGTGTCGTTTGCAAATAGAGTGTCTGAAGATATGGAAAAGATAATAATAGAAGTAGCGTTAGAATCTCCGGCACGCGGACAAGTAGGTGCAGCTAGAGAACTAAAAAAAAGAGGCATATCAATCTCTTCTGACGGGGTAAGATCAGTATGGAAAAAGAATGGTCTTGAAACTTTTGAAAAGAGATTGAAAACACTTGAAGCAAAAGTAGCTCAAGGTGATATAGTTTTAACAAGAGAATAACATATTACTCTAGAGAAAATTAAAGCACAAAAGGAAGCTCGCGGTGAAATTGAGACTCAATATCCAGGATATTTAGGTAGTCAGGATACCTATCATGTAGGTGATTTCAAGAATATTGGGTCGATATACCAACAGACTTTTATCGATACATACTCTCGAGTTGCATTTGTCAAATTGTATATGGAGAAAACGGCTATTGCAGCTGCGGATCTTCTCAATGATAGAGTTATTCCTTTTTTTGATGAGCATAAAGTTAGATTATCACGCATTTTAACAGACAGAGGCAAAGAGTATTGTGGTAGGCCGCCTGAAAACCATGTTTATCAACTGTATTTGGGAGTTGAAAACATTGACCATTTTAGCACTAAAACCAGTTCTCCACGAACAAATGGTATATGTGAGAGATTCCATAAAATTATGCAAGATGAGTGTTATCACATTCTTTTTAGAAAGAAGGTTTACAGTTCTTTAGAGGATTTGCAAGCGGATGTTGACCAATGGCTATGCTTCTATAATGAGACACGATCTTGCTTGGAGGGATATTGCGATGGAAAAACACCTATGCAGACCTTTTTAG contains:
- the hemH gene encoding ferrochelatase, with amino-acid sequence MKKAIVLLNLGGPDSPNAVRPFLFNLFYDKRIINLPNPFRFLLAKFISAKREDTARKIYEQIGGKSPILENTKMQAEALEQELNKSVFCHPSSMELGSRKKNWIPASRAGMTQELARVFVCMRYWHPFANEVVESVKQFDPDEVILLPLYPQYSTTTTLSSIENWQKSAKKYGLKCNTKIINHYHNNQDFIEAHVNLTAQYYKLASRIGNPRILFSAHSLPLSVIEKGDPYALQIEETVKLIVERLNIKDLDWSICYQSKIGPVKWLEPSTEKELLRAKAEDIPVVLSPISFVSEHSETLVELDMEYKAIIKDGYYFRVPTLSTNSLFIKCLADLCRNCP
- the ndk gene encoding nucleoside-diphosphate kinase, whose translation is MAIERTLSILKPDAVRNNITGNINSYIEKSGLKIIAQKMMLLTRRQAELFYEIHKDRPFFGELVEFMTSGSVIVQVLVGENAVSKYRQIMGATNPKQADKGTIRGDFADDISENRVHGSDSLENARREIAFFFAECELV